The genome window GCTCAGGGACATGTTGTTCAAACTATGACCATGCGCCGGCAAATTGGCGGTGGACAGCTCCAGAGAATTATTGCCGCCCGTGCGGCCACCGCCATCATAACCCATAATAAATTTACTCCGTAGATCCGGCGTTGCCCCGTAAGGCGTCTCCTGCCCGGCGCACTGATACCAGCCCTTGAGCGTGACATTGTCCTGCCAGCTTGTGCCGTCATACTGCAAGATCAGGCCTTTGGGAAAAAAGAGCAAATTCAAAAGATCGTCCGCATACATTTTCTCGCCTGTCGCTATTGTCATATAAATCCCCCCTAAATTTATTCCCTATATAGGACAACTGTCATATATAGCCCCTTAATTATACCTTATGATTATTATATGTCAATTGTCACATATGCGTCGGATAAATCGGGCAGCTTAAAATATTCCAATCAAGACGTAATTACCCGCATCCGCAAAATAAGAAAAAGCAAGAAATTGAGCATGTATATGCTGGCTCTAAATTCCGGCCTGAATAATACGGTCATTCAGCGCGTGGAGCGGGGCGAGCGCGAACCAAAGATCAACACGCTGTTTAAAATTATCGACGGTCTGGAAATGAGTCCGGCGGAATTTTTCAAATCCTTTAGAGAATATTAACGGCTTTATTTTTTAAAACTTAAAATTTGCGCCAGGGATCCTTACTTAAACACCGCCAATAACACACCCGCCACCACCGCCGAGCCAATAACCCCGGAAACATTTGGCCCCATGGCGTGCATCATCAAGAAATTCTGCGGGTCAGCTTCCAGACCCAGCTTATTGGACACGCGCGCGGCCATCGGCACGGCAGAGACTCCGGCTGAGCCGATCAACGGGTTGATTTTTTCTTTGCTGAATAGATTCATCAGTCTGGCCATCAAAACCCCCGCGCCGGAACCGACCGCGAAAGCGGCCAGTCCGAGTATCAAAATGCCGAGAGTCTGAACATTCAGGAATTGCTCGGCTTGCAGCTTGGAGCCGACAGCCAGTCCGAGCAAAATAGTCACGATATTTACCATCGCGTTCTTGGCGGTATCGGCCAGCCGGAAAGTGGCGGCCCCGCACTCGCTCAAAAGATTGCCGAACATAAACGCGCCGATCAGCGGAGCGGCTGACGGCACAAAGACCGCGCAAAGCGCCAGCACCGCCAGCGGAAAAAGTATTTTTTCTGTTTTGCTGACCTGCCGGAGCTGCGTCATTTTTATCTGGCGTTCTTTTTCGGTGGTAAGCCAGCGCATGATCGGCGGCTGAATAATCGGCACCAGCGCCATATAAGAGTAGGCGGCCACGGCTATCGCGCCCAGCAGTTCCGGCGCCAATCTGGTTGTGA of Candidatus Margulisiibacteriota bacterium contains these proteins:
- a CDS encoding helix-turn-helix domain-containing protein is translated as MSIVTYASDKSGSLKYSNQDVITRIRKIRKSKKLSMYMLALNSGLNNTVIQRVERGEREPKINTLFKIIDGLEMSPAEFFKSFREY
- a CDS encoding sodium ion-translocating decarboxylase subunit beta; its protein translation is METLNLWQLLQNILNDTGLLNFHWTNLVMIGVCFVLLYLAIAKGFEPLLLVPIAFGGLLSNIPLAGIIDEGGFLRQVYNFGIGSGVFPLLIFIGIGAMTDFGPLIANPKLALLGGAAQFGIFTTLIGAVALPGMNFTLRQAASIGIIGGADGPTAIYVTTRLAPELLGAIAVAAYSYMALVPIIQPPIMRWLTTEKERQIKMTQLRQVSKTEKILFPLAVLALCAVFVPSAAPLIGAFMFGNLLSECGAATFRLADTAKNAMVNIVTILLGLAVGSKLQAEQFLNVQTLGILILGLAAFAVGSGAGVLMARLMNLFSKEKINPLIGSAGVSAVPMAARVSNKLGLEADPQNFLMMHAMGPNVSGVIGSAVVAGVLLAVFK